From one Vibrio neonatus genomic stretch:
- a CDS encoding cytochrome c-type biogenesis protein produces MKWRLGFGILLITAMLNVSIASGYQSISHPVDLFEFDSVAQQKQAIHLAKTLRCPMCQNQNLIESNSVVAKDIRLRVFELIKAGSSDAEVKQYMVARYGEHVLYQPSMSLKNALLWGIPLLLAVGMFGFMVRHIQRLGKE; encoded by the coding sequence ATGAAATGGCGGTTAGGTTTTGGGATTTTGTTAATAACGGCCATGCTCAACGTCAGCATAGCATCGGGGTATCAATCCATTTCACATCCCGTCGATTTATTTGAGTTTGATTCTGTCGCTCAGCAAAAGCAGGCGATTCATCTAGCCAAAACACTGCGCTGCCCAATGTGCCAAAATCAAAATTTAATTGAGTCAAACTCAGTGGTCGCCAAAGACATTCGTTTACGAGTGTTTGAGTTGATTAAAGCCGGCAGCAGCGATGCCGAAGTCAAACAGTACATGGTGGCGCGATACGGAGAGCATGTTTTGTATCAACCCAGCATGAGCTTAAAAAACGCTTTGTTGTGGGGGATCCCGCTGCTACTTGCGGTCGGGATGTTTGGGTTTATGGTGAGGCATATTCAGCGTTTGGGTAAAGAGTAA
- a CDS encoding DUF58 domain-containing protein yields MIQLSHDERIHCQYQRLVQLQGLVGSLSFLPKLTAGTLLSGRHHSLFRGRGLNFEELRHYQRGDDIRNLDWKVTLRTGKPHVRSYTEEKDRNVIICVDQRASLFFSSVEVMKSVVAAEIAALSAWRVLKDGDRVGFVIATPSGPQWHKPQRSRAHLLHRLKYLADANQALNVRCHDDENASFSHLMTALRRSVTKGSTVIILSDWHGVSQMDIEALKQLQIHNDVLTVMISDEFEQSLPASTSPWVLGDGQHQLNLGGANQIQKASRGLAQHQTMKKSQLVRLMTNKGLPLISLGTKGDHLAQFKREMGAGR; encoded by the coding sequence ATGATTCAACTATCCCATGATGAACGAATTCATTGCCAATATCAGCGTCTAGTTCAGTTGCAAGGGCTGGTGGGCTCATTGTCGTTTTTACCAAAATTGACCGCAGGCACTTTGTTATCTGGGCGTCATCACTCTTTGTTTCGTGGGCGCGGGCTTAACTTTGAAGAGTTGCGTCATTATCAGCGTGGCGACGACATTCGTAACTTGGACTGGAAAGTGACCTTGCGCACTGGCAAGCCCCATGTGCGTTCTTATACCGAAGAAAAAGATCGCAATGTGATTATCTGTGTTGACCAACGCGCGAGTTTATTTTTCTCTTCTGTTGAGGTGATGAAATCGGTAGTGGCGGCGGAAATTGCGGCGTTGAGTGCATGGCGAGTGCTAAAAGATGGCGATAGAGTGGGCTTTGTCATCGCTACACCGAGCGGGCCGCAGTGGCACAAGCCTCAGCGCAGTCGTGCGCATCTTTTACATCGTTTAAAGTATCTGGCGGACGCCAATCAAGCGTTAAATGTACGTTGTCATGATGATGAAAACGCTTCATTTTCACATCTTATGACAGCCTTGCGTCGCAGTGTAACTAAAGGCTCAACGGTTATCATACTCAGTGACTGGCATGGCGTGAGCCAAATGGATATTGAAGCGCTCAAGCAGTTACAAATTCATAATGATGTGCTTACCGTGATGATTTCCGATGAGTTTGAGCAGAGCTTACCTGCTAGCACTTCACCGTGGGTATTGGGCGATGGTCAACATCAGCTCAATCTTGGCGGTGCCAATCAAATTCAAAAAGCCAGTCGTGGTCTAGCGCAGCATCAAACCATGAAAAAAAGCCAACTAGTGCGCTTAATGACGAACAAAGGTTTACCTCTAATTAGCTTGGGCACAAAAGGCGATCATCTTGCGCAATTTAAGCGGGAAATGGGGGCGGGACGATGA
- a CDS encoding histidine phosphatase family protein has product MYSQQNKFAGRRDIPVVEFDMQMFNDSLKLIESHKPNILIHSPLLRAKQTSQLYIERFIFDEVVSEPLLLERDFGVFEGQLKTPENRNAMEEHPSVECDITFIERVVSFLDKYGALDINVLVVGHSAFFRKLSELTNTDKRKLSCCESSCFDFKRT; this is encoded by the coding sequence TTGTATAGTCAGCAAAACAAATTTGCCGGCAGGAGAGACATTCCGGTTGTTGAATTTGACATGCAAATGTTTAATGATTCTCTTAAACTTATTGAAAGTCATAAGCCTAACATATTGATTCATAGCCCTCTACTGAGGGCTAAACAGACTTCTCAGTTATATATTGAACGTTTTATATTTGATGAAGTTGTGAGTGAGCCATTATTACTAGAGAGAGATTTCGGAGTTTTCGAAGGACAGCTAAAAACTCCAGAAAATAGAAACGCAATGGAAGAACATCCTTCTGTAGAATGTGATATCACATTCATTGAAAGAGTTGTTTCCTTTTTGGATAAATATGGTGCATTAGATATTAACGTTTTAGTGGTAGGGCATTCAGCGTTTTTTAGGAAGCTTTCAGAGCTTACTAATACTGATAAACGTAAGTTGTCATGTTGCGAGTCAAGCTGCTTCGATTTTAAAAGAACTTAA
- a CDS encoding nucleotidyltransferase domain-containing protein: MSKEILDRKTYSEKIVNCIKGKLEGIESLSQNNVSVIVTGSFGRNEASEESDMDWFIISEDSLDSALEQKLQKDVTQVVNEHVTKNVGNTGTFGGVVTKAELLSNFGGDKETNQEFTRRMLYLLESKPLYNISLYTSLKEEILKLYIKEGVPDSSLNRFMLNDVIRYYRTICTDYEYKVHEGMKSWGVRKIKLRFSRKLLYFSGLLTVAYTSNLTRDEKVSQTLTLLEYTPIDRIKEIVGQNISEKMVAHYANFLTEISKPEIRNALEDITRENKDACSEYRKLKNLSQHFNWEMEKCFLNEFPSSHPIHGAMLF; encoded by the coding sequence ATGTCAAAAGAAATATTAGATAGAAAAACTTATTCAGAAAAAATTGTTAACTGTATTAAGGGAAAATTAGAAGGTATTGAATCTCTTAGTCAGAATAATGTCAGTGTGATTGTTACTGGTTCTTTTGGTAGAAACGAAGCTTCTGAAGAATCAGATATGGACTGGTTTATTATCTCTGAAGATAGTTTAGATTCAGCACTAGAGCAGAAGTTACAAAAAGACGTTACTCAAGTTGTAAACGAACACGTAACTAAAAATGTTGGTAATACTGGTACATTTGGTGGTGTAGTAACTAAAGCTGAGTTGCTAAGTAATTTTGGTGGTGACAAAGAAACTAACCAAGAATTTACAAGACGTATGCTCTACTTATTGGAAAGCAAACCATTGTATAATATATCCTTGTATACATCTCTTAAAGAGGAAATACTAAAGCTATACATAAAAGAAGGTGTACCAGATTCTAGCTTAAATAGATTTATGCTTAATGATGTAATTCGTTATTACCGTACTATTTGTACTGATTACGAATACAAAGTGCATGAAGGTATGAAAAGTTGGGGGGTTCGCAAGATAAAATTGAGATTTTCAAGAAAGCTTCTCTATTTTTCTGGCTTACTTACTGTAGCTTATACAAGTAATTTAACTCGTGATGAGAAAGTTTCTCAAACCCTCACTCTGCTAGAATATACACCGATTGATAGAATTAAAGAAATAGTTGGTCAGAATATCTCAGAAAAAATGGTGGCACATTATGCCAACTTCCTTACTGAAATATCGAAACCAGAGATAAGAAACGCGTTGGAAGACATTACCCGAGAAAATAAAGACGCATGCAGTGAGTATCGTAAACTTAAAAATCTTTCTCAACACTTTAACTGGGAAATGGAAAAATGCTTTCTTAACGAATTCCCTAGTAGTCACCCTATCCATGGCGCGATGCTATTTTGA
- the nrfD gene encoding cytochrome c nitrite reductase subunit NrfD, protein MSSAFHFDSLVWDWIIAIYLFLAGMSAGAVIVGLYLKRKVIEGDAAQNGIIKAIAWIAPIGIILGLLILIFHLTKPLDFWKIMIYYNPTSVMSMGVLLFQVYMAVVFVWIGIIFRSQIMNFLGGRFQFIDGVLLKCKRFENGLELLLGFLAIALAAYTGFLLSALKTYPMLNNPVLPILFLFSSLSSGVAACLLFGILLFKESVYSPSVAWIHSFERPVVLFELFVLVTFFTGLIFAGGQHEAAAWNAIGGGFWSNWFWFGVVGIGMLLPLAMNYFSSATTKHNRGFILVVTTLSLIGVLMLRTFVLYAGQMTVI, encoded by the coding sequence ATGAGTAGTGCATTTCATTTCGACTCTTTAGTGTGGGATTGGATCATTGCGATCTATCTCTTTTTAGCGGGTATGTCGGCGGGCGCTGTCATCGTCGGATTATATTTAAAACGTAAAGTGATAGAAGGCGATGCGGCGCAAAATGGCATCATCAAAGCGATCGCTTGGATTGCGCCGATTGGCATTATCCTTGGACTATTGATACTGATATTCCACCTAACCAAGCCGTTAGATTTTTGGAAAATCATGATTTACTACAACCCAACGTCAGTCATGTCGATGGGCGTGTTGTTATTCCAAGTGTATATGGCGGTAGTGTTTGTTTGGATTGGCATTATTTTCAGAAGCCAAATCATGAACTTCTTAGGTGGACGCTTTCAGTTTATTGATGGCGTTTTACTCAAGTGTAAGCGCTTTGAAAATGGCTTAGAGCTGTTATTAGGCTTTTTGGCGATTGCCTTAGCCGCTTATACCGGGTTCTTATTATCGGCGCTTAAAACCTATCCGATGCTAAATAACCCTGTATTGCCGATTTTGTTCTTGTTCTCTAGTTTGTCCTCTGGTGTTGCGGCCTGTCTTTTATTTGGCATCTTGCTGTTTAAAGAAAGTGTCTACAGCCCAAGTGTGGCTTGGATTCACAGCTTTGAGCGACCTGTAGTGTTGTTTGAATTATTTGTTCTGGTGACCTTTTTTACTGGGCTTATTTTTGCAGGTGGACAACATGAGGCGGCCGCATGGAACGCCATTGGTGGCGGCTTTTGGTCGAACTGGTTCTGGTTTGGGGTTGTGGGCATAGGAATGCTCTTACCGCTGGCAATGAACTACTTTAGTTCGGCAACGACCAAGCATAATCGTGGCTTCATTTTAGTGGTGACAACCCTGAGTTTGATCGGTGTCTTAATGCTGAGAACATTTGTGCTGTACGCAGGGCAAATGACGGTAATATAA
- a CDS encoding heme lyase CcmF/NrfE family subunit: MSETMLANLGLFCLILTAIVSSAGVGVGLYTVAQWRVFQTDKTGQANYLSGNSSPQHRLMWAPSLVRSFALISFLASTISISLLAYAFASDDFSLSYVSNNSNSALALPFKIAATWGGHQGSMLFWILVLAGWAVLVSRRHTKESDYHASWLMLLLVAIFSWFTLIASNPFVLNEVLPLQGRDLNPMLQDIGLIIHPPLLYIGYVGFASVLALTCGYLLALDNLGDVFERLTRHALLAWIFLSAGILVGAAWAYYELGWGGWWFWDPVENASLLPWLTATALLHSVMVSRKQGQLKVFTFVLAIVTFCLSILGTFIVRSGVLTSVHAFAVDPSKGLALLAILSLVFISAYGLLVARVHYVKSNAITRFASKNFLILVSINLLVLATAIVLLGTFYPMLYQLFGLGNISVGAPYFNLLFGPLTILALIVMGFSPLVKWQAQSGAFPVKFMLGSLILCGVLSVLFLQMYIHRNSHVSASWSAWALLTTWVAMWMSFTHIARCFRVRKQVYKYKVYLVSMAHIGVAILAFGASMNSFYSYELTAKLGPNSHVQFGDYQIHYQNTKLYIASNYTAEQGVVEITAPNGQTHIALPEKRYYSVRVMNMTEPSLTPFLDGDVYLTLGEKLDTQHYAVRMQFKAFIRWILLGAVLTIIAGVGLLGRGVLVKQWFTQPKVAKEYQA, from the coding sequence ATGAGTGAGACCATGCTAGCAAACCTTGGCTTATTTTGTTTGATCCTGACTGCCATAGTCAGTAGCGCAGGTGTTGGTGTGGGCCTCTATACTGTTGCGCAGTGGCGAGTCTTTCAAACCGATAAAACGGGTCAAGCGAATTACTTGTCAGGCAACTCTTCACCACAGCATCGCTTAATGTGGGCTCCTTCTTTAGTGCGCTCGTTTGCCTTGATTTCCTTTTTGGCATCGACCATTTCTATCTCTTTGCTTGCTTACGCCTTTGCCAGTGATGATTTTTCACTGAGCTATGTCTCCAACAATTCAAACAGTGCTTTAGCTTTGCCATTTAAAATTGCCGCCACTTGGGGCGGGCATCAAGGCTCAATGTTATTTTGGATACTGGTGTTAGCAGGGTGGGCGGTATTGGTCTCTAGGCGACACACTAAAGAGAGCGATTATCATGCCAGCTGGCTGATGCTATTGCTGGTGGCCATATTTAGTTGGTTTACTTTAATTGCTTCCAACCCTTTTGTTTTAAATGAGGTTTTGCCACTGCAAGGGCGAGATCTTAATCCCATGTTGCAAGACATCGGGCTGATTATTCATCCGCCACTGCTGTACATTGGCTATGTCGGATTTGCTTCGGTATTAGCGCTTACCTGCGGCTATTTATTGGCACTAGATAACCTAGGCGATGTGTTTGAAAGGCTGACACGACATGCGTTATTAGCATGGATCTTTTTAAGTGCCGGGATCTTAGTCGGTGCGGCGTGGGCGTATTATGAGCTCGGTTGGGGCGGATGGTGGTTTTGGGATCCAGTCGAAAACGCTTCATTGTTGCCGTGGTTAACCGCGACCGCATTACTGCACTCGGTGATGGTAAGTCGCAAGCAAGGTCAGTTAAAAGTGTTTACCTTTGTATTGGCTATTGTCACTTTCTGTTTGAGTATTTTAGGCACCTTTATTGTACGCTCAGGGGTGCTAACCTCAGTGCATGCTTTTGCAGTTGACCCAAGTAAAGGTCTGGCGCTATTGGCTATTTTAAGTCTGGTATTTATCAGTGCTTATGGCTTGCTGGTGGCACGAGTACATTACGTAAAATCCAATGCCATCACGCGTTTTGCCAGTAAAAACTTTTTGATATTAGTGTCGATTAATCTATTGGTGTTAGCCACAGCAATTGTGCTACTAGGCACTTTTTATCCCATGCTTTATCAGTTGTTTGGCTTAGGTAACATCTCAGTCGGCGCGCCTTATTTCAATCTACTGTTTGGTCCATTAACCATACTGGCGCTGATAGTAATGGGCTTTAGCCCGCTAGTTAAATGGCAAGCACAATCGGGTGCATTCCCCGTTAAGTTTATGTTGGGCTCGCTCATCCTTTGCGGCGTATTAAGCGTGCTCTTTTTGCAGATGTATATCCATAGAAACAGCCATGTCTCTGCCTCTTGGTCTGCTTGGGCTTTATTAACCACATGGGTGGCAATGTGGATGAGCTTTACCCATATTGCGCGTTGTTTTCGCGTAAGAAAACAGGTGTATAAATACAAAGTGTACCTGGTGTCTATGGCGCATATTGGAGTCGCTATATTGGCATTTGGCGCTAGCATGAACAGCTTTTATTCTTATGAGCTCACCGCAAAACTGGGCCCAAACAGCCACGTTCAATTTGGTGACTATCAAATCCACTATCAAAACACCAAGCTGTATATCGCCAGCAACTATACCGCCGAGCAAGGTGTGGTTGAAATTACCGCTCCTAATGGTCAAACGCATATCGCATTGCCTGAAAAACGCTATTACTCAGTGCGAGTAATGAATATGACCGAGCCATCATTAACCCCATTTTTAGATGGCGACGTGTATCTTACTCTTGGCGAAAAACTCGATACTCAGCATTACGCCGTCAGAATGCAGTTTAAAGCCTTCATCCGCTGGATATTATTAGGCGCAGTATTGACCATTATCGCAGGAGTAGGGCTACTTGGACGAGGCGTATTAGTGAAGCAATGGTTCACTCAACCCAAAGTAGCCAAGGAGTATCAAGCATGA
- a CDS encoding AAA family ATPase, giving the protein MNQSQQAIANLISRVEQSVVGQRHVVESLVLGLLTNGHVLLEGLPGTAKTRSVKALVDALNTSFGRIQFTPDLLPSDVTGTEVYQEVVNDSGNAKPQLHFQAGPIFNSIVLADEINRAPAKVQAALLEAMAEGTITVADETHQLPELFMVLATQNPIEQEGTYPLPEAQMDRFLLKVRVDYPDDDAELNIMRLVRSEETQDDEGDSLRAEPLPAIDPKWVFKARQEIAKVEVSSIAERYIVALIMATRQPQRYPNSHLPRWIQVGASPRASIALDKCARAYAWLQGRNFVEPDDIRAVAHSVLGHRYTPSFDALAEGICATEIIDELLDHVVIG; this is encoded by the coding sequence ATGAATCAGTCACAACAGGCTATTGCCAATCTAATTTCGCGAGTAGAACAGTCTGTGGTTGGGCAGAGGCATGTGGTTGAGTCGTTGGTGCTGGGTTTATTAACCAACGGGCATGTCTTGTTAGAAGGCTTACCCGGCACTGCGAAAACGCGCTCAGTCAAAGCTTTGGTCGATGCGTTAAATACCTCGTTTGGCCGAATTCAATTTACCCCAGATCTTTTACCCTCAGATGTAACGGGCACAGAAGTGTATCAAGAGGTTGTTAATGACTCAGGCAATGCCAAGCCCCAGTTGCACTTTCAAGCAGGCCCAATTTTTAACAGCATTGTATTAGCCGATGAAATCAATCGCGCTCCGGCCAAGGTGCAAGCGGCATTGTTAGAAGCGATGGCGGAGGGAACAATTACTGTTGCTGATGAAACGCATCAATTACCTGAGTTATTTATGGTGCTGGCCACACAAAACCCGATTGAGCAAGAAGGGACATACCCATTGCCAGAAGCGCAAATGGACCGTTTTCTTTTAAAAGTGCGAGTGGATTACCCAGACGATGATGCCGAGCTAAATATCATGCGCCTTGTGCGTAGTGAAGAGACGCAAGATGATGAGGGTGACTCTTTACGCGCAGAGCCACTCCCGGCGATAGATCCTAAATGGGTGTTTAAGGCTCGCCAAGAAATCGCCAAGGTTGAAGTCTCAAGCATCGCAGAGCGCTATATTGTGGCGCTTATCATGGCAACTCGTCAGCCACAGCGATACCCAAACAGCCATTTACCGCGCTGGATCCAAGTAGGCGCAAGCCCAAGAGCTTCAATCGCCCTAGATAAATGCGCGAGAGCTTACGCATGGCTACAAGGGCGCAATTTTGTTGAGCCTGATGATATCCGTGCGGTGGCCCACAGCGTGTTAGGCCATAGATACACCCCAAGTTTTGATGCACTAGCAGAAGGAATTTGCGCCACTGAGATCATTGATGAGTTACTTGATCATGTCGTGATTGGCTAG
- a CDS encoding DUF4381 domain-containing protein → MSLHTPPQSYMLRDIVEVAVAPSVSWVPQTIGWKVLAFVLLGAFCVWMVKQFKIWRSNRYRREALNTLNRIAKACHGSIHDSAAFRRQVSCDLFTVMKAALCVVNPKGASLYGASFLQALDAHLPENSRQFEAKWLHWMRGLMDSQYVLSEIELLLLLEDCQRWVSEHHAFLTESNCEANSEVQNV, encoded by the coding sequence ATGAGCCTACACACTCCACCACAAAGTTATATGTTGCGTGACATCGTAGAAGTTGCGGTCGCGCCCTCAGTGAGTTGGGTTCCACAGACGATAGGCTGGAAGGTTTTAGCATTCGTGCTACTCGGCGCTTTTTGTGTATGGATGGTTAAGCAATTTAAAATTTGGCGCAGTAACCGTTACCGCCGAGAAGCGTTGAATACACTGAACCGCATTGCAAAAGCGTGTCACGGAAGTATTCACGATTCGGCGGCTTTTCGTCGTCAGGTCAGTTGCGATCTCTTTACGGTGATGAAAGCGGCGCTGTGCGTGGTAAATCCAAAGGGTGCTAGTTTATACGGCGCATCGTTTTTACAGGCGTTAGATGCACACCTGCCAGAAAATAGCCGTCAGTTTGAAGCTAAATGGTTGCACTGGATGCGCGGTTTGATGGACAGCCAATATGTGCTGAGTGAGATTGAATTACTGCTGTTGTTGGAAGATTGCCAAAGATGGGTCAGTGAACATCATGCTTTTCTTACAGAGAGTAACTGTGAGGCTAACAGCGAGGTACAAAATGTTTAG
- a CDS encoding HD domain-containing protein has protein sequence MPQCKRQTHDRQLFKDSSLDRAMDDKLFNDSFFKSIIYTKEFQRLKSVSFLGAIDYTDRKNKSTRYIHSLDVAKLALYISEVRNYSTEVTNHLVAAALLHDVGHAPLSHSMEPSFFDEFGIDHHCATTQIISKGKGASSLTETLKAKIDLNLVIDLIEQRSNEEFSDIFNSKINVDTIDGIHKSLSFVKIHDFYDKYDLVNHVFLSNTENSIDCVKKIDNFWKAKDFVYKNVISSGIGAIADHVSREYFNDNLKKIDESYFFKTESAFLMGCKPLFKNFTKHLNSITDLSGRSVCNAQTLTVKVIEREYKPNTNVNIDNFSDVGSFIAERYEVNKIKKIKKIPYATTINFEQIELLG, from the coding sequence ATGCCACAGTGTAAACGTCAAACACATGATCGACAGTTGTTTAAAGATAGCAGCTTAGACCGTGCTATGGACGATAAACTATTCAACGACTCTTTTTTCAAAAGCATAATTTATACAAAAGAGTTTCAACGTTTGAAAAGTGTCTCCTTTTTAGGAGCTATCGATTATACGGACAGAAAAAACAAAAGCACTAGGTATATTCACTCTTTAGATGTGGCAAAACTAGCTCTTTATATTAGTGAAGTACGAAACTATTCAACGGAAGTAACTAATCACTTAGTAGCAGCAGCTCTTTTACATGATGTAGGGCATGCTCCGTTGTCTCATAGTATGGAACCCTCTTTTTTCGATGAGTTTGGTATTGATCACCATTGTGCAACAACACAAATCATATCAAAAGGTAAAGGGGCATCTTCGTTAACGGAAACTTTAAAAGCTAAAATAGATCTTAACCTCGTTATAGATTTAATTGAACAGCGGTCTAACGAAGAGTTTTCAGATATATTTAATTCTAAAATTAATGTTGATACAATCGACGGTATTCATAAAAGTTTATCATTCGTTAAAATACATGATTTTTATGATAAATATGACCTTGTAAATCACGTATTCTTAAGCAATACAGAGAACTCGATTGATTGCGTGAAGAAGATTGATAACTTTTGGAAAGCTAAAGACTTTGTGTACAAAAATGTAATATCCAGTGGTATTGGTGCTATAGCTGATCATGTTTCTAGAGAATACTTCAACGATAACTTAAAAAAAATTGATGAGAGCTATTTTTTCAAAACAGAATCTGCTTTTTTAATGGGATGCAAACCATTATTTAAAAATTTTACTAAGCACCTAAATAGTATCACGGATTTATCAGGAAGATCTGTATGTAATGCTCAAACTCTTACAGTTAAAGTTATAGAGCGTGAATACAAACCTAACACAAATGTTAATATTGATAATTTCTCAGATGTTGGTTCATTCATAGCGGAACGTTATGAAGTGAACAAAATTAAAAAAATAAAAAAAATCCCATACGCAACAACGATTAATTTCGAACAAATAGAGTTACTTGGTTAG
- a CDS encoding arylsulfatase has translation MTNQFSKLAMSAGMLAVSATAVAADKPNILAIFGDDIGIWNVGAYNQGMMGYKTPNIDRIANEGALFTDHYGQQSCTAGRASFITGQEPFRTGLLTIGMPGSTHGIPDWAPTIADLLKDQGYMTAQFGKNHLGDQDQHLPTKHGFDEFFGNLYHLNAEEEPETYYYPKDPEFRKNYGPRGVIKSYADGRIEDTGPMTRKRMETADEEFLDSSLAFMEKAVKADKPFFIWHNTTRMHVWTRLQEKYQGKSGISIYADGMLEHDDHVGILLDKLDELGIADNTIVIYSTDNGAETVSWPDGGATPFHGEKGTTWEGGMRVPQLVRWPGVIEAGTRYNDMMAHQDWLPTIMAAAGVPDVKEKLAKGYTANGKEWRVHIDGHNFMPYFEGKEEKGPRDSLLYFSANGELNAIRWEDWKLHFATLEGNITDAVRFESNWPKIIHLRADPFEKAPHESGMYLRWMADNMWLFVPVQDELGKFFATLDQYPRQQGQVLNPAAISQTSLGVKAKLDQIDSMQQQINQMKK, from the coding sequence ATGACTAATCAATTCAGTAAACTGGCTATGTCAGCAGGAATGTTAGCCGTTTCAGCAACCGCTGTAGCCGCCGACAAACCTAATATTCTTGCCATCTTTGGCGATGATATAGGTATATGGAACGTAGGTGCCTACAACCAAGGCATGATGGGCTACAAAACCCCAAACATTGACCGTATTGCCAATGAAGGCGCCTTATTTACCGACCACTATGGTCAGCAATCTTGTACGGCTGGACGTGCTTCGTTCATTACCGGTCAAGAACCGTTTCGTACCGGTTTGCTTACCATTGGCATGCCAGGTTCAACCCACGGCATTCCTGATTGGGCTCCAACCATTGCCGATCTACTAAAAGATCAAGGCTATATGACTGCACAATTTGGTAAAAACCACTTAGGCGACCAAGATCAGCACTTGCCAACCAAACACGGTTTTGATGAGTTCTTTGGCAACTTGTACCACTTAAATGCCGAAGAAGAGCCAGAGACTTACTACTATCCAAAAGACCCTGAGTTTCGTAAAAACTACGGCCCTCGCGGCGTAATTAAATCTTACGCTGACGGTCGAATTGAAGATACTGGCCCTATGACGCGTAAGCGCATGGAAACCGCCGATGAAGAGTTCTTAGATTCTTCCCTCGCCTTTATGGAAAAAGCAGTAAAAGCCGATAAACCATTCTTTATTTGGCACAACACCACTCGCATGCACGTATGGACACGTCTACAAGAGAAATACCAAGGTAAATCAGGCATCAGCATTTATGCCGATGGCATGTTAGAGCACGACGACCATGTGGGCATCTTACTCGACAAGCTAGATGAACTAGGAATAGCCGACAACACCATCGTCATCTACTCAACAGATAACGGCGCAGAAACCGTTTCTTGGCCTGACGGCGGCGCAACGCCATTTCACGGTGAAAAAGGCACTACTTGGGAAGGCGGCATGCGCGTACCACAACTGGTCCGTTGGCCTGGCGTGATTGAAGCCGGTACTCGCTACAACGATATGATGGCGCACCAAGATTGGCTACCCACCATCATGGCAGCAGCAGGCGTACCAGATGTAAAAGAGAAGCTAGCAAAAGGCTACACAGCGAACGGCAAAGAATGGCGCGTGCACATCGACGGTCACAACTTCATGCCTTACTTTGAAGGAAAAGAAGAAAAAGGCCCTCGTGATTCACTTTTGTACTTTAGTGCCAACGGCGAGCTAAACGCCATTCGCTGGGAAGATTGGAAACTGCACTTCGCTACCCTAGAAGGCAACATCACCGATGCAGTGCGCTTTGAATCTAACTGGCCGAAAATCATCCACCTACGTGCAGACCCATTTGAAAAAGCACCACACGAATCAGGCATGTACCTACGTTGGATGGCGGATAACATGTGGTTATTTGTTCCTGTACAAGACGAGCTAGGCAAATTCTTTGCCACCCTAGATCAATACCCTCGTCAACAAGGACAAGTGCTAAACCCAGCCGCAATCAGTCAAACGTCGCTCGGCGTAAAAGCCAAACTTGACCAAATTGACAGCATGCAACAGCAAATTAATCAGATGAAAAAGTAG